A region of Rhodamnia argentea isolate NSW1041297 chromosome 9, ASM2092103v1, whole genome shotgun sequence DNA encodes the following proteins:
- the LOC115754883 gene encoding MADS-box transcription factor 51-like, which yields MAKRRRTEIAKIADPAARLVTYSKRRKGLFKKASELCHLCGARAAVIVFSPAGKPCSFGDPSAEEVISEYIRGGHDDVVPLMGLTELEDWIEKEWNSCAAKEEDLESLIGKYERVRELLLKSLEDREKNSSAPANTGGDSAAGLGSNSENLSHQEIDPDTSLRLGIGDGAHGGFSTLPESSAIGGGSARVDSNPTCSHLRGCNSDPDTCLRLSRDWP from the coding sequence ATGGCTAAGCGCCGGCGTACAGAAATTGCCAAGATCGCCGATCCGGCCGCGCGGCTTGTGACGTACTCGAAGAGGCGTAAGGGCCTCTTCAAGAAGGCCTCCGAGCTCTGCCACCTCTGCGGCGCTCGTGCCGCCGTCATTGTCTTCTCCCCGGCCGGCAAGCCCTGTTCTTTCGGCGACCCCTCCGCCGAAGAGGTGATCTCGGAGTACATTCGCGGCGGCCATGACGACGTGGTGCCGCTGATGGGTCTGACCGAATTGGAGGACTGGATTGAGAAGGAATGGAATTCTTGTGCCGCGAAGGAGGAGGACCTGGAGTCCCTGATCGGGAAGTATGAGCGCGTTCGAGAACTTTTACTCAAAAGTTTGGAAGATCGGGAGAAGAATTCATCTGCCCCGGCCAATACCGGTGGCGATTCCGCAGCTGGCCTTGGTAGCAATTCGGAAAATTTGAGCCATCAAGAGATAGATCCCGACACCTCTCTTCGTCTGGGCATCGGTGACGGTGCCCACGGCGGTTTCTCGACTTTGCCGGAGAGCTCGGCCATCGGCGGGGGAAGTGCCAGAGTGGACTCCAACCCCACGTGCTCCCATCTCCGGGGGTGCAATTCTGATCCCGACACCTGTCTTCGTCTGTCCAGGGACTGGCCATGA
- the LOC115754884 gene encoding upstream activation factor subunit spp27-like — MSFTASRVFRGCRALLAPAKSASSAAAAPAPAPAPAKASKAAAKPKPKKASDSASPKAPSRPSGIQKVTPVSPALARFLNADEASRVQAVQQIWAYIKKEGLQDSSNKREINCDERLKTLFEGRDKVGFLEIGKLLSRHFVKTS; from the exons ATGTCGTTTACTGCTTCTAGGGTTTTCAGGGGTTGCAGGGCACTGCTGGCCCCCGCGAAGTCCGCTTCCTCCGCGGCTGCTGCccctgctcctgctcctgctcctgccAAGGCTTCCAAGGCCGCGGCGAAGCCCAAGCCGAAGAAGGCGAGCGATTCGGCCTCGCCGAAGGCGCCGAGCAGGCCGTCGGGGATACAGAAGGTGACTCCCGTCTCGCCGGCGCTCGCTCGGTTCCTCAACGCCGACGAAGCCTCTCGCGTCCAGGCCGTCCAGCAGATTTGGGCCTACATCAAGAAGGAAGGCCTCCAG GATAGCAGTAATAAGCGAGAGATTAATTGTGATGAGAGGCTGAAAACTCTATTTGAGGGGAGAGACAAAGTTGGATTCCTGGAGATTGGTAAGCTGCTGTCCCGTCATTTTGTGAAGACTAGCTGA
- the LOC115754882 gene encoding 60S ribosomal protein L4-like: MAAAARPLVTIQSLEGDMATDSAATLPLPDVMRSSIRPDIVGFVHSNISKNSRQPYAVSKKAGHQTSAESWGTGRAVSRIPRVPGGGTHRAGQGAFGNMCRGGRMFAPTKTWRRWHRRVNVNQKRYAVASAIAATAIPSLVLARGHRIESVPELPLVVSDSAEALEKTAAAEKVLRQIGAFPDAEKAKDSMGIRPGKGKMRNRRYINRKGPLVVYGSEGAKIEKAFRNIPGVEVANVERLNLLKLAPGGHLGRFVIWTKSAFEKLDSIYGSFEKTSEKKKGYVLPRAKMLNADLSRIINSDEVQSVVRPINKEVKRAPMKKNPLKNLNTMLRLNPYAKTARRMSLLAEAQRVKAKKEKLDKKRKPITKEDAAAIRSAGKAWYQTMISDSDYTEFENFSKWLGVSQ, translated from the exons ATGGCCGCCGCCGCGCGCCCTCTCGTCACCATTCAGTCCCTGGAGGGCGACATGGCCACCGACTCCGCCGCCACCCTCCCCCTGCCCGACGTCATGAGGTCTTCGATTCGCCCCGACATCGTCGGCTTCGTCCACTCTAACATCTCCAAGAACAGTCGCCAGCCCTATGCCGTCTCGAAGAAGGCCGGACACCAGACCTCCGCCGAGTCCTGGGGCACTGGCCGCGCCGTCTCCCGTATCCCCCGCGTCCCGGGAGGCGGTACCCACCGCGCCGGCCAGGGAGCCTTCGGCAACATGTGCCGCGGCGGCCGCATGTTCGCCCCCACCAAGACCTGGCGCCGCTGGCACCGCCGTGTCAACGTGAATCAGAAGCGATACGCGGTTGCCTCCGCCATTGCTGCCACCGCCATCCCCTCCCTCGTCCTTGCCCGAGGCCACCGCATCGAGTCCGTCCCCGAGCTTCCCCTCGTCGTCTCTGACAGCGCCGAGGCCCTTGAGAAGACCGCTGCTGCCGAGAAGGTCCTGAGGCAGATAGGCGCCTTCCCTGATGCCGAGAAGGCAAAGGACAGCATGGGCATCCGGCCTGGGAAGGGCAAGATGCGAAACCGCCGCTACATCAACCGCAAGGGTCCCCTCGTCGTGTACGGCTCTGAGGGCGCCAAGATCGAGAAGGCCTTCCGCAACATCCCTGGCGTCGAGGTTGCCAACGTCGAGCGCCTCAACCTGCTCAAGCTTGCTCCGGGCGGGCATCTCGGGCGGTTCGTCATCTGGACAAAGTCCGCGTTCGAGAAGCTCGATTCGATCTACGGGTCGTTCGAGAAGACctcagagaagaagaagggctaCGTGTTGCCGAGGGCGAAGATGTTGAATGCTGATTTGTCGAGGATCATCAACTCTGACGAGGTCCAGTCTGTGGTGAGGCCGATCAATAAGGAGGTGAAGAGGGCACCGATGAAGAAGAACCCATTGAAGAACCTGAACACCATGTTGAGGCTCAACCCTTATGCTAAGACTGCCAGGAGGATGTCTCTTTTGGCCGAGGCTCAGCGTGTGAAGGCCAAGAAGGAGAAGCTCGACAAGAAGAGGAAGCCCATTACCAAG GAGGATGCCGCAGCGATTAGGTCAGCCGGAAAGGCATGGTACCAGACAATGATATCAGACAGTGATTACACCGAATTCGAGAACTTCTCAAAGTGGCTCGGAGTCTCCCAGTGA